The window GTTACTGGATCAAGGAAGGGGCAATCTATGCAGTTAATGGCGTGGCTAAAAACTCTTCTCCGGGTATCGAATACGCGCCACCGTCCATTTCTTGGAATCTTGCAGAGAAAGCAATCAAGGGCGAGGTTCCTGCAACTATTCCAGTGTTTACTCTTTCTCCGGAAAAATTCATTGCCTCAGTTAACAGCCAGCTCAATGAGCTAGGAGTGCCGGCACTCGAAAAGGAAACATATTTTAGTTACCTGTTAAAAGAAAAAGGCACTGTTATTGGCGCTGTTACCATGAAAGAAGTGGGGGGCGAATTGGCCAAAGCCCACCTCGAAATAAATACAAAAGACATGGCCATTGCCCGGTCAATGTTAAGTGCGTTCTTCATCAACTTTGTCCAGGATGAAACAAACGAAGAACGAGCGAAGATATTTGCAACCGTAGCTTCTGCCAAAAAGAACCCGGGCAAAGAATACTCAATCACACTCAACCGGAAACAATTCACGTCTATTTTAAAAGGCGTCTATTTAAACACGTCTGTTGTGCCAGCGAGTTAGTAGCCCTAGTAGCTAAAAAAAGTCCCCTTTTCGGAGTCTCGAAAAAGGGGGCTTTTTTTAGGACAACTAAAACGCCCTATAATAATACTACGTAAAAAAGGATCATAAAAAATGATAAAAAATAATAGAAAAATGGACTGCTAAAAAACGGGGAATAAAGGGGACCCCCCTCAAAAGCCTGTCGAACCTAAAATGCTGTAATAATTATTTTTTATTCAACAATCTTACATTATGCAATATCCTTAATCGTCCTATTTCGTCCTATTTCGCCCTATTTCGTCCGGAATGAACCCTTGAATAATTAGTAAAACATGTTTAACTATTAGTGAACGAACTTGATTAATTGTTTGACAAGAAAATCAAGCTTGTCAAAGAAAAGGCCGAATGTGCGCTAACACATTCGACCTTAAGAAGCGGCGCAGGATTGTTTTACAGCGAGACCTCCCCTGCTTCATACTAACATGAGTATTTACAAGTTTTCTTGTGCCCCGCCGTGGATGGAACCCACGGCGGGGCGCATCCGTTTTAGCCTATCAGCGCTTTAAGGACACTCAAGACACATGCAGCAGCTATCCAAAAGATAGCTCCATTTACTGCATATGGAGTTGCCCACGCTAACCATGATGACATAAATGCAATCATAAGCGTTCTCCCTTATCAGTTTGCTCTGCGCCTTGTGCCGTAGCACGATAAGGAAGTCTCACCATATGAAGCATCTCTTATATCCCATAACATCAAAGAATTAAACCAAAAAAGACTTCACCTAGATTTTTCTAAGTGAAGTCTTTTTAATTATTATAGCTCGCCTTGCGGCCTATTTCTTGGTGCACACTTTAGACCGCAATCTATTAAGTACTGCGATCTACTTTTCCCGGCTACTTTTGCAGCACGATCGATGGTGGCCATAAGACATGGCGCTGTTGAGATGTTGTAGCGCTTAGCTGTCTTTTCGAGAAAGGAAAGATCCACGTCGACAAGCATTACAAAGCCGCCTTGTGCTTCTTCTGAGGCGGCAAGCTCTGCCACACTTGACGGGACAGGAACGTCCGCGCCTGTTTCTTCCATCACGAGCTGCACTACATCCTGCAACATTGGCTGTATTTCTTCCTGCGAATCTGCTTCAGAAAAGCAGCTCGGAAAATCCGGCGCAGTAAAAGTGTAGCCGCCATCCTCTTCATGAACAATAATTGGATACAACATATATATTAACCCCTTTTAGAGTGGGGGCTTTCGCCCCCTCCCTCTAGCTGAGTGTTACGTTTGCAAGTTTTTCAATACTCCGTAGGGTTCCGATTTTCAGGTCTTTCCCTTTATGCCTTGGTACTGGCACCATCCGCCCATCGGGATGTTGGTAGATGTCGTGCTTGCTACCTTTTCGGCTTTTTCGGAACCCTGCCTTTTTCAGTTTCTTTATTACCTCCGTGTTCGTCATGAATATATAAATACACACGGTGTGTAAACAAGTCAAGCAAAATTACACACCGTGTGTAAAAAAAATTTCTATTCATGGAAGTCTTAACCGGAATCATAATAGCACGAATCGCATACAGTTAACTTGAGTAGTATACGGTTAATGCGAAGCGCTCCCCATTTTGAAAAGCAAAAAGCCCCTTGGAAGTGTTTTTGTTCACTTCCAAGGGGCTTTAAACTTGACATACACATGTATTTTAATGAGTTACAAGCGGATAAAAAATATTCTCGTTAGCGCGTAACGGCTTTTATGTTAACTATCGATTTTGCGCGTGTTACGCAAAAAAATTTTCTAGAACTCTCCGAACTCATCAATAACAATATCCTCTTGTCCCCATTCTTCTTCAGTCTTTGCATGCTTTTCAAAAGTTGCATCAACTAATGCGGAAAAATTCTTATCTTCGATAGAACATGGTTGAAACTCAACTTCACCAGTATCAAGAAGAAAAGCTTTTGAATCCGATTTAGGCCCATAAACGGCTAAACTTCTGTCTCCCTTTTTCAACTCAAACCAACACACAACTCTATCAACAGTAAAAAGAACGGTATCGTAACCAGACAAAACTTTATTCAATTCATCTTTCACTATCACTACTCATTTCCTCATTTTCTGCTTCACACATACTCTCAACGACAACCTCTGTTAACACACTACACCTTTATATGGCATTCCAGCTAAAGCAGCACGACACGCCTTTGCAGCTGCTGTAAATGTACGCGCCCTTCGGCCAACTGGTGCATAAAAATTCTCGGCTTTAACGGTCATTTTTCCAGCCTGTAACACGATGCATTGACGCTCTGATTCTTTCAACATAAACTATGCTTCCTTTTGATCGTGCCCTTCATTCGTTCTACGTCGCCAAACTGCTGAACGATTGAGGGGCATGGTTATTTATATGACATAAAGACGTCTTTACGCCATGACGTCATAACACTATAACGTCTCACCGTACCCTGCTGCTTTCAGTGCGTTGTCCATCGCTTCCGATACAAACGCATTGAAGCTCACTTCACTTTTTGGCCGACCTGCAATCACCTGGTCCATTTGCCACTTCATGAAACGGCGCTCCATTGATGCTGGAATACGCAACGTATGACGGACAAGCTCTTCTGCTTTTGTAGCAGCTGGCTCCGGCGTTGGCTCTGGTGCTGGGGTTGATTCCTGTGTCGGTGTCGACTTTATCAACGTACTCTGGCGACGTCTTGACGTCTTGACGTTATCTCCTAATGCACCACCCATTATGCACTCCGTTGTAAAATTTCTGTGGTTAATGCTTCGTAGTCTTCAGCACCTGCGCTGCCCGGCGCGTAATCATAAATCGGCTGGCAATGGCTTGGCGCTTCTGCAAGCTTCACGTTCTTACGGATCAATGTTTCAAAAACATTATCTTTAAACTGCTGCTGCAATGCTTCCTGCACTTGTTTATTAAGCGAAAGCCCTTTGTTAAATTTTGTAGCCAGCACGCCGCCAATTGTTAAACCTGGATGCAACGCTTCACGAACTTCATCGATTGTTTCAAGCAAATCAACAAGACCGTTTAGAGCAAAGGCTTCACACTCGACAGGAATAACAACCTCATCTGCAGCGACAAACGCATTAACTGTTAACAGGCCTAGCGTTGCTGGGCAGTCTATCAGTATATAATCGTAATCGCCTTCTACCTTGGCCAACGCTTTTTTAAGGATGCGTTCTCTAGCCATCTTGTTCATCAAGATCGTATCCGCTCCGGCGAGTGCTCTATCAGCTGGCAACAAATCAACTTCATCTAGCTGCATAATGCCATCTGCGGTTTGAATGTCTCCCGCCAGAACTTCAAAAACTGTCTGCTGATCTTCTTCGAGACTTCCAGCCAATGCGTTAGTCAAGTTACCTTGTGGATCCAGATCCACAAGCAGTGGACGCTTGCCAGTTTGACGAGCAATTCCTACGCCTACATTAATGACGGTTGTAGTTTTACCTACCCCGCCCTTCTGATTAGAGAGGGCTATTTTTCGAGCCATACACACCTCACGTTTTTGGCGTCTTGACGCTTTTACGTCATGACGTCTTTATGTCTTTATTCACCCTTCCCCTCTTCTCTTACATAGTTTTTTCAGTGTGTAAAGTATTTTGACGTCATGACGTCATGACGTCATGACGTCTTTATGTCTTTTTTATCACGGCACAAAAAAAGCCCTGCCGGAGTAGGGCAGGGCGGGCATTGTAAGCCACAGATAAAAATCATTTCATCTCTTTCATGAGATTATCTTTAATATCAATATAAGCTTCATTTTCGTTTTCACTGACACTTTCAGAACGACTTATAGAAATCGCACCATTAGCTGCAACGCTAATATTTGTATCGCAATTGGCATTTTCGGCTTCATGTTGAAGTTGGCGCAGGAAGGTTCCACGAAAACTTCTCCGGCCTGTCATTTTTCTAGCTTCAGCCGGAGAAAAGGTTGCATCCATGTGAACCTCTGTGTGCCCATTATCCCTAGCATCCTGAAGATTATTTTCAAATCGACGATCCGCATTTTCACCAAGCTTGTTAATAAAGTCATACGCTGTTGGTTGGCTCATATTCAACTCCGTCACTACATATTAAAATGGCTCTTCGCCTTCACTCGCCCCTCACTCGCCCTCACTCGTTCCCACTCGCTTTCGCTTGCCTTCACTTGTGATCATTTGCCACCATTATTCCGTGCCCAACATAAAGTCAACAACATATTGAGATGTTATAAAAAAAGCCCTGCCGGATTAGGGCAGGGCGGGTATTGTAATTGGGGGAAATCGGGCTACTGGACTGGCGACGTAATGCACTCAAACAAATTTTGCTGCTGTGACAGGGTTGTTGTTTTAAGCTGCTCTCGCATGTTCTCAGGCAGTTGATAAGCAGAAGGACTCAAGGTGTGCGAGTACTCTAAATTCGAAACCCACGTCTGGCCACAGGCAGGATCACCACAACTGAAATAGAGCTGCTTTAATTCTTTCGATATAACCTTGCTGGACTCAATCCTTGCCTTATGACCGCACGTTGGGCAGTGCGAAACTAGTGTTCTGCTCATTAGCTATTTCCTTGTATGTTTTACGAACTATACAGCGGTGTTACTAGGTGTGTCAAAGCTAACTCTTGCAGCAAGTGGCAAATAGTCATTTACTTCTAAAAGATCCTCTCGAATTGGCGTAACCTCGTTACGCTGGTACACCGCATCTACTTTTTCTAAATCCCCAAACGAGGTATTTTGTCCCGGCATAATCGCAGCCAGTGCCGGCGGCATTCTGTTTGCTGCGATAATATCGTCACGGGAAATATTTTTGATCTTTTCAAGATCATCTTTTGTGCTGAAATCTCCTACCGGCTTGATCTGGATCGCGTCTTTATCTGCGCCACCAATGTGCAGGAACATGTTTTTAAAGTTGCCAAGACCTTTTGACTTTTCAATGGCAGCCTTCATTTTTGCGCGCGTCTTTTCATCCAGGCCCGTGGCGGTCGAATAGAATATGTATCCAATATGCGCGCCGTTCTTGTAGTACTTACGGCGGAACAGGGTAGCGTCCTCGTTCAACAGCATAGATTGAATTGCGCCAAGATACCCCGGAATGCCGTAGATAGTTTGGGTAACATCATAGTTCGCAATGTGGATAACTTCGCCAGGCTTAAACTCGATAAGCTGGCCCGTATTATTAAGCATGCCGTAACAGTCTTGACCTTTACAGCGCCGCATATTGATTGCCGGCAAATGTTGCAATCTTACAATCTCACCATAAACCGAGCGGTAGACTTTAAAATAACAGTTTGCAAAGACGTTATAGTCCGTCGTGGCCTTTTTCATATCACGACGTTTTACTACGCTATTCCCCTGAAAGCCGCGCATTACCATGTTTGTTTTAAACTCAAGAATCGGCCCGTGGTATGCGTTGGCTTTAAGCAGCTTGGCCAAGCCCGTTAAAGAAACCGGTGTAGAATAGTATCTGCCGTTATCAAGCAGCCACACGCCAAGACCGTCTATAATTCGATCATTAAGCACTGTTTCCGGATCGCCAAAGGAAAACGCTTCCACCTCTGGTTCTGCCGGCTGTTCGTTTGTAAGCTTTTGAGCCTCGTTCTCCACCATAAAATGCTCCTTATTCACTTATTCCAAAGTCACAGCCACCGCCGGGCTGGTCTGCGAGAGGTTCGTTGTATAGTGCATGCATAATTGCAAAAGCCACGTCTGCATGGCCGGTACTCTTAGTACGGTCAGCAACGTATGTTATGCCGCCATTCTTTGTTGATTCCTGCTTAATAGTAAGGAAGGCCGCGGGAATATCGCTCTCTCTAAAGTCCCATTCCAATCGGCCGCTATGGATAACGTCCTGCGTTTTTAAAACAAGAGCTGTCTTTGTCTGCAGGCCGTAATGAATAGCAGTAATAGCAGGGTAGAACGTTTGAACCATTTCATATACGCCAAGCCCCGGGCCAGTGGTATCGACACCGATGTAATCAAAGTTGTATTTCTGCGTAAGCTTTCTAATTTCTTCCGCTTGCCAACGTAGG is drawn from Halodesulfovibrio aestuarii DSM 17919 = ATCC 29578 and contains these coding sequences:
- a CDS encoding type II toxin-antitoxin system HicB family antitoxin; amino-acid sequence: MLYPIIVHEEDGGYTFTAPDFPSCFSEADSQEEIQPMLQDVVQLVMEETGADVPVPSSVAELAASEEAQGGFVMLVDVDLSFLEKTAKRYNISTAPCLMATIDRAAKVAGKSRSQYLIDCGLKCAPRNRPQGEL
- a CDS encoding type II toxin-antitoxin system HicA family toxin — encoded protein: MTNTEVIKKLKKAGFRKSRKGSKHDIYQHPDGRMVPVPRHKGKDLKIGTLRSIEKLANVTLS
- a CDS encoding ParA family protein gives rise to the protein MARKIALSNQKGGVGKTTTVINVGVGIARQTGKRPLLVDLDPQGNLTNALAGSLEEDQQTVFEVLAGDIQTADGIMQLDEVDLLPADRALAGADTILMNKMARERILKKALAKVEGDYDYILIDCPATLGLLTVNAFVAADEVVIPVECEAFALNGLVDLLETIDEVREALHPGLTIGGVLATKFNKGLSLNKQVQEALQQQFKDNVFETLIRKNVKLAEAPSHCQPIYDYAPGSAGAEDYEALTTEILQRSA
- a CDS encoding ogr/Delta-like zinc finger family protein, which gives rise to MSRTLVSHCPTCGHKARIESSKVISKELKQLYFSCGDPACGQTWVSNLEYSHTLSPSAYQLPENMREQLKTTTLSQQQNLFECITSPVQ
- a CDS encoding phage portal protein, coding for MVENEAQKLTNEQPAEPEVEAFSFGDPETVLNDRIIDGLGVWLLDNGRYYSTPVSLTGLAKLLKANAYHGPILEFKTNMVMRGFQGNSVVKRRDMKKATTDYNVFANCYFKVYRSVYGEIVRLQHLPAINMRRCKGQDCYGMLNNTGQLIEFKPGEVIHIANYDVTQTIYGIPGYLGAIQSMLLNEDATLFRRKYYKNGAHIGYIFYSTATGLDEKTRAKMKAAIEKSKGLGNFKNMFLHIGGADKDAIQIKPVGDFSTKDDLEKIKNISRDDIIAANRMPPALAAIMPGQNTSFGDLEKVDAVYQRNEVTPIREDLLEVNDYLPLAARVSFDTPSNTAV